GCTAATGAGTGGCCAACTAGATATATAAATGCATCCAATTCTCCACCACAGAGGTCCAGTTTATAAATTGTCTCTGGTAGATTTGCTGCAGAAAAGCCACATCTCCATGGCTGTCTCCTATATCGGATCAGTAACTCATAAAGCTGCCTAGCACAGGGTGTTTGGACCGCTGTGTAGGTTTAGTAGCAAGCCTGGAGGTTCTGCAAGCCAAGATTAAAGCACAGCACCTACATTTGGCAGTAACATTGTACTTAACTCAAGGGCATGGAATTTCTAATCCTTGCAAAAGGAACCAAATAAAAATCTGCCTGCTCCCAAAGAACTGCAGAAAACCGCCAGAAAAAGTGAAAGAGAGAAACGTTACCAATAAAATTGTAAAGTTTTCCAACACGCTGTTCATCATATATTTTTCTGGTAAATGCTTGAGCTTGTGGATGAAATTGATCATATATTCACACATTGGAGAGCGGTTTATTCTAAACACAAACCGGCCATTCTCAAACCGTGCGTATTCAGTCTAAGGACAAAAGGCAAAAGAGAACAGAACGGAACTGTCAATGAATGAaaagctcttttttatttttaaacgtgAGCCACTGTATAAAGACATCTTAGGATATTAAAATGAAAATTTATTTCAACTAAATTAAACATACCATGTAGCTAAAATATTGGTTTCTCATAAAAGGAACATGAGGAAATAATATATTGCTTATAAAATAACCTTAAATGCTGCCTTGATATTGTGGCTCTGATATAAACTAGGGTTTGAAAGAACCATTAAAATCCATGTTACAGGGGCTTTCCTGTTTTCTCTGTTGAGATGGGAAATGTTTTGAATGTACTATTAATATTCTCTATTCAATGTGTTGAGCATTCTCAGGCTCACAGAATAAATCTCACATGGAACTCTTTTTGGTACTTTGCAACTCCAGGAACTTTTGGTCAGGGCCACCACTTAATTCaagttttgtgtgcatgtgtgcactgATTCATTATGGATCATCTGTGAGCAGGAACAGAAGAACGGTGGATCTTTCCAACTGAAATGTAACCCCTGCACTAAAACCCCACTACAGGGAaacatgtgtgcacatgcatgtatgcatctatacacatacatacatgcacaaTGTAAACGTATAATAGAGGGTGCTGCTGCACGGTATGCAGGATGCCCTTCAGAATATCAGAGCTATCACAGACATTCATGGCTTTGCATGTGCCCTCCTAGAGGAGTCTCTTTCCCCTCTTCCAAATGGATAAGTAAATCAAAACTGGGTTGTAAGGAGTCTATTCTATTCAGCTCATAGTACAAAATTATGTAGAGATCCACCAGGATCCTGCATTAGTATTAACTGCAAACCAGGGGTAGCCTATGCAGAGTTCTCCAGAGCTTGTTggtttacaactcccatcattcagccccaGGCGGCATGGCCAATGCTCGGAGATGAGGAGAGATGTAGTGCGACAACATCTGGGTGTCCCCCAAATTGGCTTACTCTGCTGTAAGCTGTGATTTAAACCAAGGACAGCTTGGAGGAAAAAAACACTTCTAGAGAAAACAGTGACCTGGCAGCAATCAGGCAAGCAGCAAGTTTGAAAATCATACCTCTACTTTTTCTACCACTTGCTTCCCGAACGAGCAGACTTTGGTGGAACAGGTGATTGTCATGTTTTCTGAGCTCTCATACTGACTAGTTACACCATAGAATGCTCCTGTATCATCTTGGATGTTGCAGTTTAAGTCCGcctgcaggaaaaaaacaacagatgCTTCCTCAACTACCGACattattgcaaaaaaagagaaagtattTATTATGAAtgtcatttgaaataaaaattgatCTGCTTTAGCAATCCCCATCAAAAGCAGACTTAAGAGCACAAAAGAGCAAATTGCATTGATATTTCCTGCAGCTGCAAAAGAGTTGCCAGCAGATTTTGCACAGCAGCTTTGCAAGATGGGACTGGGATGCAGATAACACACCTGCAGCCCCAGGCAAATTTCAAGGGAGTGCCCTGAAACAATTCTCATTGCCAAGGACAACAGCTGCGCTATTTCTCTTAGGCTTGGGTTCTGCGCTTCCAAATCGTAAAAGCTTTTGACAGCCCAAGTACTAACCCAaggaattaaaaatataaagataCAGCAGTTCCATGGAAAGAATAAGGATTTCTCGGCTTAGACCCTGAAGATCAGACTGGAATTGGATTTGGATAGCTAACCCAGCCACATAGTCAAATAACCGAGGTCCATAAAAATAACCCACCACTACAACCCGAAACGATTAGCAACATATATTCTCCAGCCCCATATTTGGCTGGAAATATGCTCTTCAAGTGAAGGATGAATGCTTCTGTAATGCATGTCTGAATGGTGCCTTTGCATACTGAGACTAAAAAGCAGATGCAAAAAATATTCTCTGTGCCTAAAATTTGCAGCAGAAGGAGTGgctccacctccatcatccagccctgtcactgagatccagcactgaggaccttctggccgttttctcactgcgagaagtgaagctacagggaaccaggcagagggccttcttagtagtggcgccctccttgttgagcaccctcccatcagatgtcaaggagatgagtaactatataacctttagaagacatctgaaggctgtatAGGGAACCTTTTAAGATTTAaggttttatcatgtttttatatatgttggaagccgcccagaaaggctggggcaacccagtcagatgggcggggtacaaataataagttgttataaattattattattactgactgTTGATTACAGTATATAATGCATTCGTCTATCAATATACTATAACTGGTCGGCATGGAGCGCTGTAAGTTTTGCATATCAAGACCCTCAACTATTGGACACGATGCATCAAAAAGAACCCCACAACATGCCCCAAAACTGAGCTGGCTGCAGGCAAGAAAAACACTCCACATGGGTAAGTGTTCTCGGTCTTCGGGGAAACAAGGAGGCAGCCTGCATGTGTCACAATAGTCTTGCCTAAATAGAGTCTTCAAAACAACAGAAAAGCAGCAAATGCAGAAAGATTACAAAGCCCTTTTTCACAAAAAGAGGGGGTTTCCCAAGAGAGCAGCATAATTAAAACACAAATATTCAGTAGTTAAAATTGAACACGAAGAGGTCACTTGTTAAACAGTACAGAGGCTTCAATTACAGTGGAAACGCCGTGAGGCGTCAGTCATATGAGCGTATTAAGATTTCCCCTCCTTCTCAATGAGCAGGGCTCAAAGAGCAGAGATTCCAAATTGTGaagcaattcacacacacacacaactgcatcATCTGGATCTTTGGCACACTTTGCTGCCAGTAGTGTGCTGCAGCTTCGGAAATGCTTCCAGGTCTGCCACATGGCTGGGCTTTTGATGACCAGGCCAAGCTACTCTACTTCCCAGCTGCTCTCTGACTCATTCAGGGGAACCAGCACACTTGCACCAAGTTGCAGGTGGGCGGGCAATGGCTTGTGAAGAGCTTTGCACGAGTGCCATAAAGCTCGCTGTGCAGCAACGGTCCTCTCTGAGGCGACAGAGGGGGCAAAAGCAGCAGGAGTGGCTTCTTCCATCTCAGTTTTGTTTCAAATGTCTCTGAAACACTGGCTAAAGATGGTCAGTCCACACAGCTGACCTCATCTCTCTACGGCAACTCGCTTGCCAAGTCTCATTCCGTTATGCAATAAAAATCACATctaagggggggggacacacattaCAATAGCTTTTTTGTGAATGAAGGAGACAAAGAATCAACATGCCTCTAAAGACGGCAGCAGACACACATGAGGGACGTGGGAGGAGACCATGTGGCTGAGCTCTTTCTGAACACTAACCACACTGAATTCATTATTTGTTAACAGTGCCTGACAAAGGAACAGCATTATATTTTTCAGGTCACAGCTATTTTACATGATAAGAATAGGAACAAACCTAACCATCCAACTCATGTTACTTTGCCACTAATTATGGCATATATTTACATCTATAAAATGAGAGAGATTTTTGGACATGATTTAATGCCCTTTTATTGTGCAGATTCCTTTATTTCCATTCCACATTTGAATTTCAAAAATGCTTTGGActtcaaagcatttttttaaaaaaagtgcactAATTACAATACACATTATTTTCTAGAACTGCTTGTTTGCATTGCAGATTTCTAAAATGATAGGTATTCATTAAAATGCACTTATTAATATCACCCACACTTCTTAGAATGAGAGTTTTGCTCTCCATTTTGCAATGGTGTTCAGACACACAAATAGGTTTTCATTACAAGGCAATATTGCAATCGTCTAATATTGCAACAGCACAATTCtaaacatgtttattcagaaaacAAGGCTCATTGTCTTCATTGGGACTTACTTGCGGGTTGACATGCGAATGCATTTATAAAAGTAATCAATCCTTTCAAAAGGAGGTTATGCACTGGATTGAGCCAGCTCAGAGCATGCACTTATAAAATATCTCAATCTTTCATTCCACCTGATATGAAATCATCCATAATATCTCATGCTAACAGGTTTAGTTAGAAAACTGTGCCAAGATACAGTACAAATAAATAGTACACAAATAAATAGTACACAAAATATGAGAATGTATAGTTAATGATACATTTGTTGATATAAACATTGAGCCTGGCACAAGACGGATGGGgccaaagctgggaaatactctGTAGTAGGGTTCAGATGTATGCATCTCAGCTTAAAAGGCCAAGATATAAACAAGACTTCTGCCCACAGGGTCACAACTATGAAAGGACACCTCATCAAAAAAATGGTATGGTAGATGGAGACATGCCTATTCAACACTTGCAGCAAACTGTGTACATGGTTACACCACAGAGCTACAGGATTACAGCCACCTTCTCCAGCTGCTTTCTTGAGTTTGATGTAATATATAAATAGGGCAAATGTATGTCTATGTGTCCAATCCTTTCCTTCAAATCTGGAGTGAGAGGCAAGTGGTTGCTCGTATCAGAGTTTTGGGCTGTCAGAGAAAATGGGAGCGGAAGTTTTCTgatgttcatttattcatttcatcTCCAGGCCATAAATCAACCCAGTGAATACAACTGCTATTCGCTGTTGCCTTCTTACCGCAAACTACATTTAATTGATTACATGTCCCCACCTCAATTTGCATTGAATTTCCtttacactgaaatgaatgggctggAACAAGGTACTGCAATGTAATTTACGTAAATTATGTAAGTTCCACCATAGCAGACGGTGAGAAGGACAGGTTTTGGTGGAagttgaactgcagcagaacaggagCACTGCTGCATGGAACCAATATAGGGAAGAAGGGAAAACGATGTCTTCTCGCATATTTTTCTGGGTTACAAACTTTACTGCATGTTGCAGTTAGCTTTGCCTCTTCAGATCTCGGAAGGCTCACTCTCTACCGGCAAGGAACATTGGAGAGGGTTGAAGCACTTGGTGGCAGCTGATATTCCCTGCTTTCCGCTTTCAACCCCCGGGAAAAAttaggagagggagagaaccaaTGGAAAAAGCCCGGACAGCAGTTCCTCCACCCCTGTAATTATGACTCAGCACAGAGGAAGGCACAAGATGAAGAAGTATTTAAAGCCTCTTCACCTTAGGGGCTATAGGAAGGGACCCTTCATAGTTCTAAACAGCAAGAATGGGGTTCCTTTTCACATGGTAATTATAGCATATGGAATGGCTCTAGGATGTTAAGGCAAACGCATACCACGGGAGAAGAGTCTGGACAGACAGAACTAAACTGTGTCGTTTTACCATACCTTCAAGGTCCTAACTTGCTGCATGTGTCAACAGTCCTTTTATGACCATTATCTGTTTGTGGATCAGGCATTCTTTGGTGGGAGCTTTCAAAAATCTCATGTCAGGCAAATGTGTATTAatgaggctttttaaaaaagtttcactTTCCCCCCTTAGAAATGTTATCTTCCAGGGCAGTGGGGCACACAGCATGCAGCCTACCTAAATGTAGGGTTGATGGCAGCCCCCAGTTTGACTTTACAAAAAGCACTGGCTACACAACAGTCATTAATAGCAGCATTTTTGTGACATCAGGGATTCTTACATGCAGGGATGTCTTGATGGTGTCGTCAGCATTGCTAACCTGTTCCACTAGATGGCAGGTGACAGTCTGCAAATTGTTTCAGTACCAATTGTAGAGTGAGCATAATGTCGACAAGCAGTAAAGGAAGCCTGCTCTTGGTAAACTGGatcagttttaaaaatgttttgctaACATGCTAAAATTAGCTGTAAATTACTCATGCCTTTGCAGGGCTAGCAAGATTGAAAACCTGTCACGCTACAGTTCTGAATAAATATTCTGCCTTGGTTCTTGAATAAGATTTTGGcattacttaaaaagacaaacTAGATTACTCAGTGGCTGATCAGAACCATGACACTACTACGACAACAGTTATCTGTTTTGCTGTAAGAACTGTCAGGattgaaaataaatttattaaatcAAGCGGCTGTTCAAAATTAGTGGCAGCACTGAATACTTCAAATAGTTTTGATTGTGATGACTGGTTAAAGTACAGACACACTGGATTTGTATAATACTATTTTGACACACTGCTGAACTGTTTTATTGAAGCAATGTTAAGTTTTAACTTTGTTTTCACTTTACTTTTATTCTACTGTACTGGGTTCACCACCTGAGGTCCCTATGGGATGAAGGTTGATCAAAACATATAAATGAATGGGAGCATAGGTTTGTAAATCTGGTGGGATAACTGCTGACCTTTGCCATTATTGAAATTGTATTTGGTAAGAAATAGCTTTAAGACAACCCCGACTGGTTGAGATCAAAGGCAGTTCTTTGTAGCCATCATGGGCTACATCATGTAGCCATTGATGGACTaaacctccatgcatttgtctaatttTCTTTTACAGACATTTTAGTTAGGGCCCTTCAGCACATATTGGGGCAGAAAAATACATTAATTTTATCTTTTCCCCTCTGTCTGTTCTGAATCAAATGCTGTCAATTATATTGGATGACCCAAAGTTCTAGCATTTTGAACTGTCCCTCCACCCACTTTTCCTACACCAGCCAAGAAAGTACattagaacatgagaagagcatggctggatcaggcccatctagtccaggatcctgttctcacagtggccctaCAGATGCCTATAGGGAACGagcaagcaggacctcagcaccACAGCACCCCCCCCTTTCTGCAGTCTCTagaaaatggtattcagaagcatgctgccttcaAGAACGGATGTAGAACGTAGTCATCAAGGTTAGCAACCACTGATAGccctgccctccatgaatttgcataCTCCCCTTTAAAATCATCCaaggctatcactgcctcctgaattccatagtttaactatgtgctttcTTTTGTGTCTCTGTCATCTTTCAATATTCAGCTTCGTAGGATGTCCCCAAgttctagtgcaggcataggcaaactcggccctccagatgttttgggactccagctcccatcatccctagctaacagaaccagtggtcagggatgatgggagttgtagtcccaaaacatctggagggccgagtttgcctatgcctgttctagcgcgatgagagaggaaggggaacTTTTCTCTATCCGCCTTCTTCATACGATGAAAAAGATAATAGAACATTtaggaaagcaacaacagcagagtATTTTGAATATCTCACCCAAAATTTTACGAGGAAGAAGGCATTCTGAGGTCCTTTTCCAAACAGCTCCTTCAAGCCGCCCTTCTTTTCAGGGAATTTGTCATAAATCTGGCGAATGTCTACCGATTCCAGCAACGGATCGCTGTAAGAATGGTTGGCATGCCCAATGTGCACAAAGAGGTGTTTGTTATACTGTGGaagtaaagaaataaaaagcGTTATTACTGATGTCATAAGAACTTTGCATTtctaatgcaaatacagtggtgcctcgcaagacgaaattaatccgttctgtgagtttcttcgtcttgcggattttttcgtcttgcgaagcacggatgcACCCTGGTACTGTATTATAATGGGATAGCGGGCAAAGCACAAAGCGGGTCGCTCCCCAGCAGGAGGAGTTTCCCCAGCCTGGAGGATCTGTTGCCGGGAAGAGGCAAAgacaccccctcccacctccccacgaAAACAGCCCCCTTCCTCTGTCGCCAAGCCTTGCTGTGTCTTCGCTCCGCCAAACCGCGTCCCACATCAAAGCCCCAGcccgctcctctccctctctctccacgaGGTGCCAAAGGAAGTTCGCGCCCAGGAACCAAGGGCGGATGCACGAAGCGCCCGGCGCGGACTCTCCCTTGCTCCCCCCATTACCTTGCGCCACGCCGCCGGGCTCCCCacagtctcgg
The nucleotide sequence above comes from Podarcis raffonei isolate rPodRaf1 chromosome 1, rPodRaf1.pri, whole genome shotgun sequence. Encoded proteins:
- the TEAD1 gene encoding transcriptional enhancer factor TEF-1 isoform X5 — encoded protein: MAAMSSAQIVSATAIHNKLGLPGIPRPTFPGAPGFWPGMIQTGQPGSSQDIKPFVQQAYPIQPTVATPISGFEPASAPAPSVPAWQGRSIGTTKLRLVEFSAFLEQQRDPDSYNKHLFVHIGHANHSYSDPLLESVDIRQIYDKFPEKKGGLKELFGKGPQNAFFLVKFWADLNCNIQDDTGAFYGVTSQYESSENMTITCSTKVCSFGKQVVEKVETEYARFENGRFVFRINRSPMCEYMINFIHKLKHLPEKYMMNSVLENFTILLVVTNRDTQETLLCMACVFEVSNSEHGAQHHIYRLVKD